The following proteins come from a genomic window of Geomonas sp. RF6:
- a CDS encoding 3-isopropylmalate dehydratase small subunit, which translates to MKTFGGPVLFLDRSDINTDEIIPAKYLTEITKADLRPYLLEDLKLEGFDPKSEKTRNAGVVVTRANFGCGSSREHAPWVLEVNGISVVIAQSFARIFRQNMFNCGMVAIELPEQQIEELFAFAECPDATITVNVAGETLSIVGGGKKAEIKFALSPFDKALVLAGGWVDYADSKY; encoded by the coding sequence ATGAAGACTTTTGGCGGCCCGGTACTCTTTCTGGACCGGAGCGACATAAATACCGACGAGATCATTCCGGCGAAGTACCTGACCGAGATCACCAAGGCGGACCTTCGCCCGTACCTGCTGGAAGATCTGAAGCTGGAGGGATTCGACCCCAAGAGTGAGAAGACCCGCAATGCCGGCGTGGTGGTGACGCGCGCGAACTTCGGCTGCGGCTCCTCAAGGGAGCACGCACCGTGGGTGCTGGAGGTAAACGGCATCTCCGTCGTCATCGCGCAGTCCTTTGCGCGCATCTTCAGGCAGAACATGTTCAACTGCGGGATGGTGGCGATCGAGCTGCCCGAGCAGCAGATCGAGGAGCTTTTCGCTTTCGCCGAGTGCCCTGATGCCACGATCACCGTCAATGTGGCAGGGGAGACGCTGAGCATCGTCGGCGGCGGGAAGAAGGCGGAGATCAAGTTCGCTCTCTCCCCCTTTGACAAGGCGCTGGTACTGGCCGGCGGCTGGGTCGATTACGCGGACAGCAAGTACTGA